GGCGCTACGCGAGCAAACTGCGCTCGCTAAGACGCGCCCTGTGAGGACACCTGTCCCCGCGGGCTCGGAAAACCGCTACACACATTGATCTACGCCCGCCGCCTTGCCCCGCACACCTTCAGGTGACCTCATGACGCTCCCCCGCTCTCTCGCGCTCATCGCCACCGCCCTCCTCACAGTCGCGCCCGTCGGCGCGCAGCAGCCCATCGACGCGGAGTACGCGCGGCTCGTGCGCGAGTACACGTCGGACCCGCTGTTCCTACCGGCGACGGTCGCTACTCTCCCCGACCATCCCACCATTCCCTCGCCGCGCGAGCACTTCGGGACGGTGATCGGCGCGCCCGGGGTCATGCACCGCACGAGCGAGATCTACGGGTACTACCGCGCGCTGGCGGCGGCGACGCCGAGGGTGCGGGTGGAGAACGTCGGCACCACCGAGGAGGGACGCGAGCTGCTGCTGCTCACGATCGCCGGCGACGCGCTGCTGCCGCAGCTCGAGGAGCAGAAGGCGATCGCGGCCCGGCTGGCGGACCCGCGGCGGCTCCCGGCTTCGGAGCTCGACGCGGTCCTCGCCCGCGCGAAGCCGATCTACTACATCAGCGGCGGGCTGCATTCGCCCGAGATGGGCTCACCCGAGATGCTGATGGAGCTCGTGTACCGGCTCGCGGTCAGCGACGACCCGCAGATCCGGACGATCCGCGACAACGTCATCACGCTGATCAATCCGGTGGCCGAGCCGGACGGGCGCGACAAGCTGGTGGACTGGTACTACCGCTACACCCGCGCGCGCACCGATTGGGACGACGGCTTCCCGCGCAGCGCGCCGTACTGGGGCAAGTACGTCTTCCACGACAACAACCGCGACGGGATCCAGATCTCGCAGGAGCTGACGAAGTCGATCTATCGCTCCTACTTCGAGTGGTTCCCCGTCGTCTCGCTCGACCTGCACGAGTCGGTTCCCCTGCTGTACATCTCCACGGGCACCGGCCCGTACAACGAGACGCTCGATCCAATCACCATCGGCGAGTGGCACCTGTTCGCTCAGAACGAGGTCACGCAGCTCACCGCGCAGGGACTGCCCGGCGTGTGGACGTGGGGCTTTTACGACGGCTGGTACCCGGGCTACGCGCTCTGGATCACCAACAACCACAACGGCATCGGCCGCTTCTACGAGACGTTCGGCAACGCCGGCGCGAACACGTACATCCGCGACCTCAGTAACAGCCGTTACGCCGGCAACCTGGTGACGAGCCGGCAGTGGTACCGCCCCTTCCCGCCCACGCGGCGCGTGCGCTGGGGCGCGCGCGACAACGTGAACTTCATGCAGGCAGGCGTGATCGCGTCGCTCGCCTTCACCGCGCACAACTCCAACCAGCTGCTGCGCAACTTCTGGCAGAAGGGCGTCAACAGCATGCGGCGCGGATCCATCGAGAAGCCGCACGCCTACACGATCCCGGCGTTCGAGCGGCAGCGCGACCCGAAGCGCGCCGCGTACCTGGTGAACCAGCTGCGCCGCCACGGCATCGAAGTGCACCGCCGCGACAGCGGCGAGTCGGCCGGCGACTTCGTCGTGCTCCTGAACCAGCCGTACCGGAACTTCGCGGTCAGCCTGCTGAGCAAGCAGAACTTCCCCGCCGACGAGCCCAACCCGCCGTACGACGACATCGCGTGGACGCTCGGCTACATGTACGGCGTCGACGTGAAGGCCGTCGACGATAGCGCCGTGTTCAGGTGGCCGGGGCTCACGCTGCTGCGCGACACCGTGGCGGCGACCGCCGACGTGAGCGGCAGCGGCGGCGTGCACGTGCTCGAGTACAAGGCGCAGGCGGAAGTCCTTCCCGCGCTGTACATGCTGCGCGAGCGCTCGCGCGGGACACGCGTCACCGCCGCGGAAGCCCCGTTCACCGCGGGATCCAAGACCTTCCCCGAAGGCTCGCTGATCTTCGAGAATCTGGGAGACGAGCTGGCGCGCGACGTCGCGCGCGGCTTCGCGCTGCCGCTCGAGCGCGTGAGCGCGGTCCCGGCCGTGCAGCGGCACGCGGTGGACCTCCCGCGCGTCGCCGTATATCACACGTGGACCAACACGCAGGACGAAGGATGGGTGCGCTTCACCTTCGACCAGGCGCGAATTCCCTATACGTCTATCCACAAGGACGACCTGCGGCGCGGAAATCTGCGCAGTCGGTTCGACGTCATTCTCGTGCCGAACACCGGCGGCGCCG
This Gemmatimonadaceae bacterium DNA region includes the following protein-coding sequences:
- a CDS encoding M14 family zinc carboxypeptidase, with product MTLPRSLALIATALLTVAPVGAQQPIDAEYARLVREYTSDPLFLPATVATLPDHPTIPSPREHFGTVIGAPGVMHRTSEIYGYYRALAAATPRVRVENVGTTEEGRELLLLTIAGDALLPQLEEQKAIAARLADPRRLPASELDAVLARAKPIYYISGGLHSPEMGSPEMLMELVYRLAVSDDPQIRTIRDNVITLINPVAEPDGRDKLVDWYYRYTRARTDWDDGFPRSAPYWGKYVFHDNNRDGIQISQELTKSIYRSYFEWFPVVSLDLHESVPLLYISTGTGPYNETLDPITIGEWHLFAQNEVTQLTAQGLPGVWTWGFYDGWYPGYALWITNNHNGIGRFYETFGNAGANTYIRDLSNSRYAGNLVTSRQWYRPFPPTRRVRWGARDNVNFMQAGVIASLAFTAHNSNQLLRNFWQKGVNSMRRGSIEKPHAYTIPAFERQRDPKRAAYLVNQLRRHGIEVHRRDSGESAGDFVVLLNQPYRNFAVSLLSKQNFPADEPNPPYDDIAWTLGYMYGVDVKAVDDSAVFRWPGLTLLRDTVAATADVSGSGGVHVLEYKAQAEVLPALYMLRERSRGTRVTAAEAPFTAGSKTFPEGSLIFENLGDELARDVARGFALPLERVSAVPAVQRHAVDLPRVAVYHTWTNTQDEGWVRFTFDQARIPYTSIHKDDLRRGNLRSRFDVILVPNTGGAGVETLIHEHDTKFGPRPYTKTAEFPSHGTPSSTADMTGGPGFEGLAQLHRFVNEGGTLITLHGATRLAAETGIARALSPHTATGLFHPGSIVRMMARRPNHPVWYGYPDTTNVFRGNGPLFQVNRRDRGMIVAQFGTRTPRDEEEPTGRFFGIPETPRPGAGEASPPADSAAPPAAAQAGGRGGSASSEYVLSGMVRNQDQIIGQGAIFDVPVGRGRVITFSFNPLHRYLNHHEFPLVWNSIMHWNDGIAR